One genomic segment of Dysosmobacter sp. Marseille-Q4140 includes these proteins:
- a CDS encoding TrpB-like pyridoxal phosphate-dependent enzyme, which translates to MTFEKIPYKIYLSEDELPRNWYNVRADMKNKPAPLLNPATGAPMGYEDLRPVFCDELIRQELNNDDREIPIPQEIRDFYKMYRPAPLIRAYCLEEKLQTPAKIYYKFEGNNTSGSHKLNSAIAQAYYAKNQGLKGVTTETGAGQWGTALSMACSYLGLDCQVYMVKVSYEQKPFRREVMRTYGAAVTPSPSETTNVGRAILKAHPGTTGSLGCAISEAVEAAASQEGYRYVLGSVLNQVLLHQSIIGLEAKAALDKYNVTPDIIIGCAGGGSNLGGLISPFMGEKLRGEKDYRFIAVEPASCPSFTRGKFAYDFCDTGMVCPLAKMYTLGSNFIPSANHAGGLRYHGMSPVLSQLYHDGYMEAVAVEQTKVFEAAEQFARVEGILPAPESSHAIRVAIDEAMKCKETGEEKTILFGLTGTGYFDMVAYEKFHNGQMQDYIPSDEELAASFAQLPKVPGQD; encoded by the coding sequence ATGACATTCGAAAAAATCCCCTACAAGATCTACCTGTCTGAAGACGAGCTGCCCCGGAATTGGTACAATGTGCGGGCCGATATGAAGAATAAGCCCGCTCCCCTGCTGAATCCCGCCACCGGCGCCCCCATGGGCTACGAGGACCTGCGCCCCGTGTTCTGCGACGAGCTGATCCGCCAGGAGCTCAACAACGATGACCGGGAGATCCCCATTCCCCAGGAGATCCGGGACTTCTACAAGATGTACCGGCCCGCGCCCCTGATCCGCGCCTACTGCCTGGAGGAAAAGCTCCAGACTCCCGCCAAGATCTACTACAAGTTCGAGGGCAACAACACCTCCGGCTCCCACAAGCTCAACTCCGCCATTGCCCAGGCCTACTACGCCAAGAACCAGGGCCTCAAGGGCGTCACCACTGAGACCGGCGCCGGCCAGTGGGGCACGGCCCTCTCCATGGCCTGTTCCTATCTGGGCCTGGACTGCCAGGTGTACATGGTGAAGGTCAGCTACGAGCAAAAGCCCTTCCGCCGGGAGGTCATGCGGACCTACGGCGCCGCCGTCACCCCCTCCCCCTCCGAGACCACCAACGTGGGCCGGGCCATCCTGAAGGCCCATCCCGGCACCACCGGCTCTCTGGGCTGCGCCATTTCCGAGGCCGTGGAGGCCGCCGCCAGCCAGGAGGGTTACCGCTATGTGCTGGGCAGCGTCCTCAATCAGGTGCTGCTGCACCAGTCCATCATCGGCCTGGAGGCCAAGGCGGCCCTGGACAAGTACAACGTGACCCCCGACATCATCATCGGCTGCGCCGGCGGCGGCAGCAACCTGGGCGGCCTGATCTCCCCCTTCATGGGAGAGAAGCTCCGGGGCGAGAAGGACTACCGCTTCATCGCCGTGGAGCCCGCCTCCTGCCCCAGCTTCACCCGGGGCAAGTTTGCCTACGACTTCTGCGACACCGGCATGGTCTGCCCCCTGGCCAAGATGTACACCCTGGGCAGCAACTTCATTCCCTCCGCCAACCATGCCGGCGGCCTGCGGTATCACGGTATGAGCCCGGTGCTGTCCCAGTTATACCACGACGGGTACATGGAGGCCGTGGCCGTGGAACAGACCAAGGTCTTTGAGGCCGCCGAGCAGTTCGCCCGGGTGGAGGGCATCCTGCCTGCCCCCGAGTCCAGCCACGCTATCCGGGTGGCCATCGACGAGGCCATGAAGTGCAAGGAGACCGGCGAGGAAAAAACCATTCTCTTCGGCCTCACCGGCACCGGCTACTTCGACATGGTGGCCTACGAGAAATTCCATAACGGCCAGATGCAGGACTACATCCCCTCCGACGAGGAGCTGGCTGCCAGCTTCGCCCAGCTGCCCAAGGTCCCTGGTCAGGATTGA
- a CDS encoding LysR family transcriptional regulator has translation MTFQQLTYVVEISKCGSINKAAHKLFLSQSGISTAVRELEEELGIRFFTRSNRGVEFTPEGKEFLSYAVSLLEQKQRIESLYGEASAAAAPVRFSVSTQRYPFTEDAFLRMLQSAQENRYCFSIREAGMDAVIDDVYDHRADIGVIFLTELTEKIIRRLLDARELEFHEIAAVSPCIYVRKGHPLANRDGVSEEDLAGYPYVSFEHNQGVGTDFSEEYQTLSLKKPAQQISVNNRATMMNVLANTDAYTTGSGLLVERLTSQAVVTIPLAGKTCMRLGWIRPRSSKISPQAARFVGLLDQSIAESIAFTERVHRSLCRSEG, from the coding sequence ATGACATTCCAGCAGCTTACATATGTGGTGGAGATCTCCAAGTGCGGATCCATCAATAAGGCTGCCCACAAACTCTTTTTATCGCAGTCCGGCATTTCCACCGCCGTGCGGGAGCTGGAGGAGGAGCTGGGAATCCGCTTTTTCACCCGCAGCAACCGAGGCGTGGAGTTCACGCCGGAGGGCAAGGAATTCCTCAGCTACGCCGTTTCCCTCCTGGAGCAGAAGCAGCGGATCGAGAGCCTGTACGGCGAGGCCTCCGCCGCGGCGGCGCCCGTCCGCTTTTCCGTCTCCACCCAGCGCTATCCCTTCACGGAGGACGCCTTTTTGCGGATGCTTCAGAGCGCTCAGGAAAACCGCTACTGCTTCTCCATCCGGGAGGCCGGTATGGACGCTGTGATCGATGATGTCTATGACCACCGGGCGGATATCGGCGTCATTTTCCTGACGGAACTGACGGAGAAGATTATCCGCCGGCTGCTGGACGCCCGGGAGCTGGAGTTTCACGAGATCGCCGCTGTGTCCCCCTGCATCTATGTTCGCAAGGGGCACCCCCTGGCCAACCGGGACGGCGTGAGTGAGGAGGACCTGGCGGGTTATCCCTACGTGTCTTTTGAGCATAACCAGGGCGTGGGGACGGATTTTTCGGAGGAGTACCAGACGCTTTCCCTGAAAAAGCCCGCTCAGCAGATCAGCGTCAACAACCGTGCCACCATGATGAACGTTTTGGCCAACACCGACGCCTACACCACCGGCAGCGGTCTTTTGGTGGAGCGGCTGACCAGCCAGGCAGTGGTGACCATCCCGCTGGCGGGAAAGACCTGTATGCGCCTTGGCTGGATTCGGCCCCGCAGCAGCAAGATCTCACCCCAGGCCGCCCGGTTTGTCGGGCTTCTGGATCAATCCATCGCGGAGTCCATTGCCTTTACAGAGCGAGTCCACCGATCCCTGTGCCGGAGTGAGGGATAA
- a CDS encoding Na+/H+ antiporter NhaC family protein yields MDNTLNKKGRGTALIPFLVFVVIYLGAGIILQSQGVEMAFYQFPSVTAMFIAVLVAFAMTKGAINERFRIFAKGAANEDVLTMLIIYLLAGAFSSVAAAMGGRDATVNLGLSLVPVHFLTAGVFIISAFMGTATGTSMGTISAIVPIAVGLADKGGLSVPMMVGACVGGAMFGDNLSMISDTTIAATRSQGCEMRDKFRVNFYIALPAAIITIIILLIVGRPEVVPTMEALEYSIIKVVPYLLVLILALVGMNVFLVLTIGIFAAGIIGMATGSLDIFGFAQNIWSGFTGMNEVFFLTLFCGGMSQLVIHNGGISWLIYMLRKMMKGNKSAQVGIAALVSLADCATANNTVAIVLTGSMAKDISREYQVDPRRTASLLDVFSCVFQGIIPYGAQLLSAATLTTACGIAMNPTEIIPNLWYCWVLAAVGILSVFVPFADNVCRRDPWNWEYDVAESGVAAKKAAMEQETAESASNS; encoded by the coding sequence ATGGATAACACCTTGAACAAGAAAGGCAGAGGCACCGCGCTGATCCCGTTCCTGGTATTTGTGGTAATTTACCTGGGCGCCGGCATCATCCTTCAAAGTCAGGGCGTGGAAATGGCCTTTTATCAGTTCCCCTCCGTAACCGCCATGTTCATCGCCGTGCTGGTGGCATTCGCCATGACCAAAGGCGCCATCAACGAGCGGTTCCGCATTTTCGCCAAGGGCGCGGCCAATGAGGACGTGCTGACCATGCTGATCATCTACCTGCTGGCCGGTGCCTTCTCCAGCGTGGCCGCCGCCATGGGCGGCCGGGACGCCACGGTCAATCTGGGCCTGTCCCTGGTCCCCGTTCATTTCCTCACCGCCGGTGTGTTCATCATCTCCGCTTTCATGGGCACCGCCACCGGTACCTCCATGGGCACCATCAGCGCCATCGTTCCCATCGCCGTGGGCCTGGCCGACAAGGGCGGCCTCAGCGTCCCCATGATGGTGGGTGCCTGCGTGGGCGGCGCCATGTTCGGCGACAACCTCTCCATGATCTCCGACACCACCATCGCCGCCACCCGCTCCCAGGGCTGTGAGATGCGCGATAAGTTCCGGGTGAACTTCTATATTGCGCTGCCGGCCGCCATTATCACCATCATCATCCTGCTGATCGTGGGCCGTCCGGAAGTGGTTCCCACCATGGAGGCTCTGGAATACAGCATCATCAAGGTGGTGCCGTACCTGCTGGTTCTGATTCTGGCTCTGGTGGGCATGAATGTGTTCCTGGTGCTGACCATCGGCATCTTCGCCGCCGGTATCATCGGCATGGCCACCGGCTCCCTGGATATCTTCGGCTTCGCCCAGAATATCTGGTCCGGCTTCACCGGCATGAACGAAGTGTTCTTCCTGACCCTCTTCTGCGGCGGTATGTCCCAGCTGGTCATCCACAACGGCGGCATCTCCTGGCTCATCTATATGCTGCGCAAGATGATGAAGGGCAACAAGTCCGCCCAGGTGGGCATCGCCGCCCTGGTCTCCCTGGCAGACTGCGCCACCGCCAACAACACCGTTGCCATCGTGCTCACCGGCAGCATGGCCAAGGATATCAGCCGGGAGTATCAGGTGGATCCCCGCCGCACCGCCTCCCTGCTGGACGTGTTCTCCTGCGTGTTCCAGGGCATCATTCCCTACGGCGCTCAGCTGCTGTCCGCGGCGACACTGACCACCGCCTGCGGCATTGCCATGAACCCCACGGAAATCATCCCCAACCTGTGGTACTGCTGGGTACTGGCCGCAGTGGGCATCCTGTCCGTCTTTGTTCCCTTCGCCGACAACGTCTGCCGCCGCGATCCCTGGAACTGGGAATATGATGTGGCAGAGTCCGGCGTGGCCGCCAAGAAGGCCGCCATGGAGCAGGAGACCGCCGAGTCCGCTTCCAATTCCTAA
- the obgE gene encoding GTPase ObgE yields the protein MATSFIDKARITVRAGNGGNGAVAFHREKYVAAGGPDGGDGGKGGSIILQVDDNMSTLMDFRYKRKYVAENGADGMGGRKSGKDGASLTIRVPRGTLVRDAESGEIIKDMSDSEPYVLCRGGRGGWGNMHFATPTRQVPRFAKAGLPGESHDVLLELKLLADVGLIGFPNVGKSTLLSVVSKAQPKIANYHFTTLYPNLGVVWVEEGVSFVMADIPGIIEGASEGAGLGHDFLRHIDRCRLLVHLVDVSGSEGRDPVADFDAINAELAQYSPDLAKRPQIVCANKSDILDPDSDNLTRLRSHVEAQGYTLLEISAAAHQGTAELVKKVAEMLSVLPPVTVYEPEYVPKPPVIDASAPLDIQRADDGTWLVEGPWLQRLMANVNFADYESRMWFDKTLRQSGLFQQLEDMGIQDGDTVSMYDFEFEYQR from the coding sequence ATGGCGACTTCCTTCATCGACAAGGCCCGGATCACCGTCCGGGCAGGCAACGGCGGCAACGGCGCGGTGGCCTTCCACCGGGAGAAATACGTGGCCGCCGGCGGCCCCGACGGCGGCGACGGCGGCAAGGGCGGCTCCATCATTTTGCAGGTGGACGACAACATGTCCACCCTGATGGACTTCCGCTACAAGCGCAAGTACGTGGCCGAGAACGGCGCCGACGGCATGGGCGGCCGCAAGTCCGGCAAGGACGGCGCCAGCCTTACCATCAGGGTTCCCCGGGGCACCCTGGTCCGGGACGCCGAGTCCGGCGAGATCATCAAGGATATGTCCGACAGCGAGCCCTACGTCCTGTGCAGGGGCGGCCGGGGCGGCTGGGGCAATATGCACTTCGCCACCCCCACCCGGCAGGTGCCCCGCTTCGCCAAGGCGGGACTGCCCGGCGAGAGCCACGACGTGCTGCTGGAGCTGAAACTCCTGGCGGACGTGGGCCTGATCGGTTTCCCCAACGTGGGTAAATCCACCCTGCTGTCCGTGGTGTCCAAGGCGCAGCCCAAGATCGCCAACTACCACTTCACCACCCTGTACCCCAACCTGGGCGTGGTGTGGGTGGAGGAGGGCGTCTCCTTCGTCATGGCCGACATCCCCGGCATCATCGAGGGCGCCAGCGAGGGCGCGGGCCTGGGCCACGACTTCCTGCGGCACATCGACCGCTGCCGCCTGCTGGTCCATCTGGTGGACGTGTCCGGCAGCGAAGGCCGGGACCCGGTGGCGGACTTCGACGCCATCAACGCAGAGCTGGCCCAGTACAGTCCGGACCTTGCAAAGCGGCCCCAGATCGTCTGCGCCAACAAGTCCGACATCCTGGATCCCGACAGCGACAACCTGACCCGCCTGCGCTCCCATGTGGAGGCCCAGGGCTACACCCTGCTGGAGATCTCCGCGGCGGCCCATCAGGGCACGGCGGAGCTGGTGAAGAAGGTAGCGGAGATGCTCTCCGTCCTGCCGCCCGTCACGGTATACGAGCCGGAGTACGTGCCCAAGCCCCCGGTCATCGACGCCTCCGCCCCGCTGGACATCCAGCGGGCGGACGACGGCACCTGGCTGGTGGAGGGTCCCTGGCTCCAGCGGCTCATGGCCAACGTCAACTTCGCCGACTACGAAAGCCGCATGTGGTTCGACAAGACCCTGCGCCAGTCGGGCCTGTTCCAGCAGCTGGAGGACATGGGCATCCAGGACGGGGACACCGTGTCCATGTACGACTTCGAATTCGAATATCAGCGGTAA
- a CDS encoding MATE family efflux transporter: MILPAVTSQLIVLIYNMADTFFVGQTGNPYMVAGTSLILPVFNLTLCLAGLAGVGGGSLISRLLGRGDEREARRVSAFSLYLGFAVSALLAVSVAAFMDPLLDLLGAGENTYLYARQYALCVIVAGGVPTVLSNVLANLIRSVGRSRAASAGIILGGLLNIALDPLFMFILMPEGYEVLGAGLATCLSNCTAFLFFVAVLIRMGRGSVISVSLKAGLPRPDSVRAIFGVGIPSAVATFLFDLDYVILDKLMVSYNDLAMAAVGIVLKVERFPLNVGIGICQGMLPLVAYNYSARNKQRMEDTIRLSCRLGLVVAGISIALYELFAVQFAHLFISDAQTVALASQFLRIRVLATPLMFLSFFTVYLFQAFGKGWISLFLGTVRWLVFNIPMLFLLNHLFGMFGIVWSQVTADTLTVLVSFCVYRRFRPAVGEPTKIP; this comes from the coding sequence ATGATTCTTCCGGCGGTGACCAGCCAGCTGATCGTTCTGATCTACAATATGGCGGACACCTTTTTCGTGGGACAGACCGGCAACCCCTACATGGTGGCGGGAACTTCGCTGATCCTGCCGGTATTCAACCTCACGTTGTGCCTGGCGGGTCTGGCTGGCGTAGGCGGGGGATCCCTGATCTCCCGTCTGCTGGGGCGGGGTGACGAGCGGGAGGCCCGACGGGTGAGCGCTTTTTCCCTGTACCTGGGGTTTGCCGTTTCTGCGTTGCTTGCGGTGTCGGTCGCGGCTTTTATGGATCCTCTTTTGGATTTGCTTGGCGCTGGCGAAAATACGTATCTTTATGCCCGGCAGTACGCCCTGTGCGTGATTGTCGCCGGCGGCGTTCCGACAGTGCTTTCCAATGTGCTGGCCAATCTGATCCGCAGCGTGGGACGCTCCCGGGCGGCCAGCGCCGGGATTATTCTGGGCGGCCTTCTGAATATCGCCCTGGATCCGCTGTTCATGTTTATCCTGATGCCGGAGGGGTATGAGGTGCTGGGAGCGGGGCTTGCCACGTGCCTGTCCAACTGTACTGCCTTCCTCTTTTTCGTGGCGGTGCTGATCCGGATGGGGCGCGGATCGGTGATCTCTGTTTCTCTGAAAGCGGGGCTGCCCCGGCCGGACAGCGTCCGGGCCATTTTCGGTGTGGGGATCCCCTCTGCTGTTGCCACGTTCCTCTTTGACCTGGACTATGTGATCCTGGATAAGCTGATGGTTTCCTATAACGATCTGGCCATGGCTGCCGTGGGGATTGTGCTGAAGGTGGAGCGCTTTCCGCTGAATGTGGGCATCGGTATCTGTCAGGGTATGCTGCCCCTGGTGGCCTACAACTACTCCGCCAGAAACAAACAGCGAATGGAGGATACTATTCGGTTGTCCTGTCGGCTGGGACTGGTCGTCGCGGGAATCAGCATCGCGCTTTATGAGCTGTTCGCTGTTCAGTTTGCCCATCTGTTTATCTCCGATGCCCAGACGGTGGCCCTTGCCTCGCAGTTCCTGCGAATTCGGGTGCTGGCCACGCCGCTGATGTTTTTGAGCTTTTTCACCGTCTATCTGTTCCAGGCCTTTGGGAAGGGCTGGATCTCCCTGTTCCTGGGGACGGTTCGGTGGCTGGTATTCAACATCCCCATGCTGTTTTTGCTCAATCATCTCTTTGGAATGTTCGGCATCGTCTGGTCCCAGGTGACGGCAGATACGCTGACGGTACTGGTGTCCTTCTGCGTGTACCGGAGGTTCCGTCCTGCTGTGGGGGAGCCAACGAAGATTCCGTGA
- a CDS encoding response regulator — translation MIPDTILVIDDDEINRGILDNLFSAFYRVEEAENGRIGLEKIRTDPEGYCAVLLDVVMPEMDGLEVLRALQAAELLEKIPVFLITAEASDATMKEAYRLGVMDVISKPVVPYVVLRRVNSVVELFRARKRLGNVVERQQSELLVQAQKIIDLNQGMIESLAAAIEFRNGESGQHVRRIHDITKSLLSDTDLGAGLSKEQIQQIAQASIMHDVGKIAIPDAILNKPGRLTPEEFEIMKTHTTQGGFLLEKIPQLRENGVYHYAYDIARHHHERWDGRGYPDGLKGDEISLGAQIVSLADVYDALSCKRVYKDAFPRERVLQMIRDGECGVFNPELLDRFFSVEEELQRMYQRDKL, via the coding sequence ATGATTCCTGATACGATACTGGTGATCGATGACGATGAGATCAACCGGGGAATTTTGGATAACCTCTTTTCTGCCTTTTATCGGGTGGAGGAAGCGGAAAACGGCCGGATCGGTCTGGAGAAGATCCGGACGGACCCGGAGGGCTACTGCGCCGTGCTGCTGGACGTGGTAATGCCTGAGATGGACGGGCTGGAGGTGCTGCGCGCTCTGCAGGCGGCGGAGCTGCTGGAAAAAATTCCGGTGTTTCTCATCACCGCCGAGGCCAGCGATGCCACCATGAAGGAGGCCTACCGCCTGGGCGTCATGGATGTGATCAGCAAACCGGTGGTGCCCTATGTGGTGCTGCGGCGGGTCAACTCCGTGGTGGAGCTGTTCCGGGCCCGGAAACGCCTGGGCAACGTGGTGGAGCGGCAGCAGTCGGAGCTGCTGGTCCAGGCGCAGAAGATCATCGATCTGAACCAGGGTATGATCGAGTCCCTGGCCGCCGCCATCGAGTTCCGCAACGGCGAGTCCGGCCAGCACGTCCGCCGTATCCACGACATCACCAAGAGCCTGCTGTCGGACACGGACCTGGGAGCGGGCCTGAGCAAGGAGCAGATTCAGCAGATTGCCCAGGCATCCATCATGCACGATGTGGGGAAGATTGCAATTCCCGATGCGATCTTGAACAAGCCCGGCCGCCTGACGCCGGAGGAGTTCGAGATTATGAAGACCCACACCACCCAGGGCGGATTCCTGCTGGAGAAGATTCCCCAGCTGCGGGAAAACGGTGTCTACCACTACGCCTACGACATCGCCCGCCACCACCACGAGCGATGGGATGGCCGGGGCTATCCCGACGGACTCAAGGGTGACGAGATCTCCCTCGGGGCCCAGATCGTCTCCCTGGCGGACGTGTACGACGCCCTGAGCTGTAAGCGGGTGTACAAGGACGCCTTTCCCCGGGAAAGGGTGCTGCAGATGATCCGGGACGGGGAGTGCGGCGTGTTCAATCCTGAGCTGCTGGATCGCTTCTTCTCTGTGGAAGAGGAACTGCAGCGGATGTACCAAAGAGATAAGTTGTAA
- a CDS encoding Hpt domain-containing protein, with the protein MDALKKERLAAAGIDVDGALERFMGNDALLERFLKKFLADGNYAALSAAVAAGDPAAALTASHTLKGVSGNLSMPELFGLLTSQVEALRAGDWDKAAGLMPEIDRAYESVVRAIGENS; encoded by the coding sequence ATGGACGCTTTGAAGAAGGAGCGGCTGGCGGCTGCCGGTATCGATGTGGACGGCGCACTGGAGCGGTTTATGGGTAACGATGCGCTGCTGGAGCGATTTTTGAAGAAATTCCTGGCGGACGGCAACTATGCGGCTCTTTCCGCCGCCGTGGCGGCCGGGGATCCGGCCGCGGCCCTGACCGCCTCCCACACGCTTAAGGGCGTGAGCGGCAACCTCTCCATGCCGGAGCTGTTCGGGCTGCTGACGAGCCAGGTGGAGGCCCTGAGGGCCGGTGACTGGGACAAGGCGGCGGGGCTGATGCCGGAGATTGACCGGGCCTATGAGTCGGTGGTCCGCGCCATTGGAGAAAACAGCTGA
- a CDS encoding response regulator: MRRKKARWKRVLHDMRLNLAGLLILVVMASAGGLLLRTALLRNSQSMGIALASNYAAEASNNLSIFETLLSFGTASLDKQVRDGSSPEELLEWMDLYFQQLGAVLGQGVVDPYLVLNGEILAANPWEGNDTYDVYSTEWYQKAVAADGEAIFTNVYTDAIFQKPVITAAQKSSAAEAVLAFDVFPENFAFRFTDQEISAGDSFFLCDGEGTVIFCHADLDVDDDGMHRYLGELIQQIENGDLAAYDDFITDSNGEHRAVYYTVMDNGWYSIVTSPYSNILSSMNWFYLAFAAIIALFLLMVAAMTWRDVRINARMERTNETVRVLGNFYYALYRVDYGQGTYETIKGSDYVRARLPETGSYEDLQRVIGEVIQPEAYDEYMRSFSRESIQSLVSRRVRDFGGEFLRRFGEEYRWVSVRVLFDESLAPEEVVLSFREVEEEKQGQLRERKLLQDALELARQNEAAKQSFFSSMSHDMRTPLNAIIGLSQLAAQHAGDPAQTAEYLEKIHYSSKQLLELINDILDMSRMEQGKVILNNQWIDLKACVENCMDAFHFQAEREDKTLSVSVQVRDSWVLADPFRIGQVINNLVSNAMKFTSSGDTVSVSLTQLESPGAPQYKLVVSDSGMGMEADFLPHIFEPYSREMRFGARKVTGTGLGMPITKNLITQMNGEIRVESEPGKGTTFTIILPFTAAREEAPGYDAPEEAPAPAEQPEPVSLEGLRVLLAEDNEVNMEITTELLDMNGVQVTQAWNGREAMELFRDSEPFFFDAILMDMQMPEMDGCESARRIRAMHRPDADIPIIAVTANAFAEDVAATTAAGINAHVSKPIDFSLLCQTLGKWIRKDR; the protein is encoded by the coding sequence ATGAGGCGGAAAAAGGCCCGCTGGAAGCGGGTCCTGCACGATATGCGGCTGAATCTGGCGGGGCTGCTGATTCTGGTGGTGATGGCTTCCGCTGGAGGACTGCTGCTGCGGACAGCGCTGCTGCGCAATTCCCAGAGCATGGGGATTGCGCTGGCCAGCAATTACGCCGCGGAGGCGAGCAACAATCTCTCGATTTTTGAGACGCTGCTGTCCTTCGGCACCGCCTCTCTGGATAAGCAGGTACGGGACGGCAGCAGTCCCGAGGAGCTGCTGGAGTGGATGGACCTTTACTTTCAGCAGCTGGGTGCCGTTCTGGGACAAGGCGTCGTGGACCCCTATCTGGTGCTGAACGGCGAGATCCTGGCGGCCAATCCCTGGGAGGGGAACGATACCTACGATGTTTACAGTACGGAGTGGTATCAAAAGGCCGTAGCGGCGGACGGCGAGGCCATTTTCACCAATGTCTATACGGATGCGATTTTCCAAAAGCCTGTCATCACGGCCGCGCAGAAGAGCAGCGCGGCTGAAGCGGTGTTGGCCTTCGATGTGTTTCCGGAGAATTTTGCCTTCCGTTTCACCGACCAGGAGATTTCCGCCGGAGACTCCTTTTTCCTGTGCGACGGAGAGGGTACCGTCATCTTTTGCCACGCGGATCTGGATGTGGATGACGATGGGATGCACCGGTATTTGGGAGAACTGATTCAGCAGATCGAAAACGGTGATCTGGCGGCATATGACGATTTCATCACCGATTCCAACGGCGAGCACCGGGCGGTCTACTATACTGTGATGGACAACGGCTGGTACTCCATCGTCACCAGTCCCTATTCCAATATCCTCAGCAGCATGAATTGGTTCTATCTGGCCTTTGCCGCCATCATTGCACTGTTTTTGCTGATGGTGGCTGCCATGACCTGGCGGGATGTCCGCATCAATGCCCGGATGGAACGTACCAACGAGACGGTGCGGGTGCTCGGCAACTTTTACTATGCCCTCTATCGGGTGGACTACGGCCAGGGTACCTACGAGACCATTAAGGGCTCCGACTATGTCCGCGCCCGTCTGCCGGAAACCGGCAGCTACGAGGATCTGCAGCGTGTCATCGGAGAGGTCATCCAGCCGGAGGCCTATGACGAGTATATGCGCAGCTTTTCCCGGGAGAGTATCCAGTCTCTGGTGTCCCGCCGTGTACGGGACTTCGGCGGAGAGTTTCTCCGCCGCTTTGGAGAGGAGTATCGATGGGTCAGCGTGCGGGTGCTGTTTGACGAGTCCCTGGCACCGGAGGAGGTGGTCCTCAGCTTCCGTGAGGTGGAGGAGGAGAAGCAGGGCCAGCTGCGGGAGCGAAAACTCCTGCAGGACGCGCTGGAGCTGGCTCGCCAGAACGAGGCGGCCAAGCAGAGCTTTTTCAGCAGTATGTCCCATGACATGCGCACGCCGCTTAACGCCATCATCGGCCTTTCCCAGCTGGCTGCCCAGCACGCGGGTGACCCGGCCCAGACAGCGGAGTATCTGGAGAAGATCCATTACTCCAGCAAACAGCTGCTGGAGCTGATCAACGATATTCTGGATATGTCCCGGATGGAACAGGGAAAGGTGATCCTGAACAACCAGTGGATCGACCTGAAAGCCTGCGTGGAAAACTGTATGGACGCCTTCCATTTCCAGGCGGAGCGGGAGGATAAGACCCTCTCTGTTTCCGTACAGGTGCGGGACTCCTGGGTCCTGGCGGATCCTTTCCGCATCGGCCAGGTAATCAACAATCTGGTGTCCAACGCCATGAAATTCACCTCTTCCGGAGACACGGTCTCCGTTTCCCTGACCCAGCTGGAAAGCCCCGGCGCGCCCCAGTACAAGCTGGTGGTGTCGGACTCTGGTATGGGAATGGAGGCCGATTTCCTGCCCCACATTTTTGAGCCCTACTCCCGGGAGATGCGCTTCGGCGCCCGGAAGGTGACGGGAACGGGCCTGGGGATGCCCATTACCAAAAACCTCATTACCCAGATGAACGGTGAGATCCGGGTGGAGAGCGAGCCGGGCAAGGGAACCACCTTCACCATCATTCTGCCCTTTACCGCCGCCCGGGAGGAAGCCCCCGGCTACGATGCGCCGGAGGAGGCCCCCGCGCCTGCTGAGCAGCCGGAGCCGGTATCTCTGGAGGGGCTGCGGGTGCTGCTGGCGGAGGACAACGAGGTGAATATGGAGATCACCACAGAGCTGCTGGACATGAACGGCGTCCAGGTCACCCAGGCCTGGAACGGCCGGGAGGCCATGGAGCTCTTCCGGGATTCTGAACCCTTTTTCTTCGACGCGATTTTGATGGATATGCAGATGCCGGAGATGGACGGCTGCGAATCCGCCCGCCGGATCCGGGCCATGCACCGGCCGGATGCGGACATCCCCATCATCGCGGTGACGGCCAACGCCTTTGCCGAGGATGTGGCGGCCACCACTGCCGCCGGCATCAACGCCCATGTCTCCAAGCCCATTGACTTTTCCCTGCTGTGCCAGACCCTGGGCAAATGGATCCGGAAGGACCGCTGA